In Pseudobdellovibrio exovorus JSS, the genomic stretch ACCCTCTGTGGTCGTATTAGATTCGAGGCTACCGAAATAAGAAAACAATTGCTGCAATTTCATAGAGAAATACAGCTTATTATTAGCGGCCCGAGTTTACAACTAACACTTGAGTTAATGAGGTCTTGAACACATGCGACAGGCTGGTCCACTAAAAGCGATTGAAATTTATCAGGATCCTGAAGCCAAATGGGTCATTCTGTTACATGGCTACGGAGCCGATGCTAGCGATCTAGCAAGTCTTCAAAGTGCTATCCCTCTGAATAAAGATTGTAACTGGCTTTTTCCTGATGCTCCCTTAAGTGTACCCATCGGACCGGGTTGGACTGGTCGTGCATGGTGGAATATTCGCATGACAGAACTTCCTGGTGATTGGACACAACTACGTCCACCAGATATGGACCCAGCGGTGGACAAAGTCATGAAGATGATGGCCTCTATGAAATTCGACTGGAAAGATGTCATCATCGGTGGATTTTCCCAAGGGGCCATGTTGGCCACTGAAGTTTTTCTTAAAGCTCCGGTGACACCTGCAGGTCTGATCTGCATGTCTGGGACTCTGCTCAGTCAACCTGTATGGACCGAGCTTGTTGCTGCCCGCAAAGGGGCTTCCGTTCTGATGTCCCACGGGGAAATGGACCCCGTTTTGCCTCATAAAGGCTCTGTTTTGCTGCAAAAATTTTTCGAAGAAAATGGGATTAAAACCCAATTCGTTTCTTTCCGTGGTGGACACGAAATTCCTTTTCAAGTCATCGAAAAGATGAAAACCTACATCTCAGAGAGACTATAGAATCATGAACTATGTTATTGAGGCGAAAAATCTTGGGCGGGTTTACAAAACCTACTCAAAAAAAGAGGGCATTATCAACTCGCTTAAAGGGTTTTATAATCGCCAATACACTGAAAAAGTCGCTTTAAAAAATGCCAATCTAAAAATTGAAGCGGGAAAAATCGTCGGACTTGTCGGCTCTAATGGCGCCGGTAAAACGACTTTATTAAAAATGCTTTCTGGGTTGATTTACCCCTCAACAGGAACCGCCACTGTTTTAGGTTACGAACCATGGAAGCGTGAAAGTGAATTTCTAAAAAAAGTCAGCATCCTGCTAGGACAAAAAAATCAACTTTGGTGGGATATCACTCCACGTGATAGTTACTCTTTATTAACAAAAATTTACGATCTTAACGAAACTCAAGCGAAAGCGCGAGTGAACGAACTGGCACACCTTTTACAATGCCAAGATGTTTTAGATACTCAACTGCGTCGTCTGAGCTTAGGCGAACGAATGAAAATGGAAATTATCGGAGCCTTATTGCACTCTCCGAAAGTTTTATTTTTAGATGAGCCGACTATTGGACTTGATATTGTGGCACAAACGACTATCCGTGATTTCTTAGAGTTGTACGTCAAAGAACAACAACCCGCGATTATTCTGACATCACACTATATGGACGATATCGCTCAGTTAGCCGATCAGCTATTACTGATTTCACAAGGCGAAATCGTCTATGACGGAAACGTGGATCACTTCATGCAAACGACAGATATGAAAAAGAAACTGATCTATCGTTTAAAACACTCAAATGAAGAAAATGAAATTGTTTTCCATGCACAGCAATTACCTGAAGTTTTAAAAGAATTGGCCAGCCAAGGCGAAGTTGTCGATTTAAAAGTAGAGGAAGTAGATTTTGAAGATGCCATTCACCGCTTTTTGGAAGCGGAATCTGGCGCTCGCTAAGTTAGGTATCGT encodes the following:
- a CDS encoding alpha/beta hydrolase yields the protein MRQAGPLKAIEIYQDPEAKWVILLHGYGADASDLASLQSAIPLNKDCNWLFPDAPLSVPIGPGWTGRAWWNIRMTELPGDWTQLRPPDMDPAVDKVMKMMASMKFDWKDVIIGGFSQGAMLATEVFLKAPVTPAGLICMSGTLLSQPVWTELVAARKGASVLMSHGEMDPVLPHKGSVLLQKFFEENGIKTQFVSFRGGHEIPFQVIEKMKTYISERL
- a CDS encoding ABC transporter ATP-binding protein, which translates into the protein MNYVIEAKNLGRVYKTYSKKEGIINSLKGFYNRQYTEKVALKNANLKIEAGKIVGLVGSNGAGKTTLLKMLSGLIYPSTGTATVLGYEPWKRESEFLKKVSILLGQKNQLWWDITPRDSYSLLTKIYDLNETQAKARVNELAHLLQCQDVLDTQLRRLSLGERMKMEIIGALLHSPKVLFLDEPTIGLDIVAQTTIRDFLELYVKEQQPAIILTSHYMDDIAQLADQLLLISQGEIVYDGNVDHFMQTTDMKKKLIYRLKHSNEENEIVFHAQQLPEVLKELASQGEVVDLKVEEVDFEDAIHRFLEAESGAR